The Gottschalkia purinilytica genome segment AAAAAAGCTTTAAGTATAGTAGATAAGGCGCTAGAACTTTGTAAAGATATAACTGTAGTAGGAGTTGCAGGACCTGGAGATAGTCTAGCAACAGATCATGCATTGCAAACATTTGAATTGGTACATGAAAAATACCCACATTTAATTAATTGTTTGAGTACCAATGGGCTTAAGCTAAAAGAAAAGGCAAAAGAAATAGTTAATGTAGGAGTAAAAACAGTGACTGTTACTGTGAATGCAGTTAGAACAGATATATTGAAAAATATTTGTTCTCATATTATATATGATGGTCAAAGTCTAAAAGGAAAGGAAGCTGCTTTACAACTAATATTATCACAAATGGAAGGAATAAAAGAAGTTACCAAGCTAGGTGCTGTTGTAAAGATAAATACAGTTCTAATACCTGGAGTCAACGATAGTCACATAGAAGAGATTGCAAAAACTACTGCTGATATGGG includes the following:
- a CDS encoding radical SAM protein, which encodes MTNSNYLKSNNRFSHLLKKHPCFNGEAHFKYGRIHLPVSPKCNIQCRFCKRSFNKCEDRPGVSRSILSPKKALSIVDKALELCKDITVVGVAGPGDSLATDHALQTFELVHEKYPHLINCLSTNGLKLKEKAKEIVNVGVKTVTVTVNAVRTDILKNICSHIIYDGQSLKGKEAALQLILSQMEGIKEVTKLGAVVKINTVLIPGVNDSHIEEIAKTTADMGASMINVIPLIPQNEMINYRVPSCDELNDARLGVEKFLPAFRHCKQCRADACGIPGANIDLSELLYEQPLQTFSHG